The Dehalococcoidia bacterium genomic sequence AATCTGGCGGCAGATACCGCACGGTTCACCCCCACGTGCGTGGGGACAACTTATAACCACCCTGCGCAGCATGTCAATAGTACGGTTCACCCCCACGTGCGTGGGGACAACACTAGGGAATGGGAGAACGCCGACGACGGACCACTAGCGATAGCCCCTCGAAGTCTTCGACCGTACGCGACGGCTCGCCAAAAAGCCGCATCGCAAATCCCTGCTCCGTCGGCGCAGAGTAGATCAACAGAGCTGAGGCTCCTTCGCATTTCGCGCAGACCTGCTCCCACAGCTTCTCCCGCACCAGCGCCGAGACATTCCCAATAAATACCCCCGCGCGCGGCTCAAGCAGCCACCGCGTCAGTTCACCCCGCAGGCTCGGCGATGCCCGTTCCAGCACCAGCACGATCATCCCAGTTCACTCCTCCCGCGACCACGCCCCCTTCCCCATCCCATAAGCCGCCCGGCAGCGCCGGGTCGTCGCTGTCCAGCGCCGCCTCCTCTTCGGCCTCTCCTCCAAGCAGCCGCTCAATATCCAGCACCACCCGCTCCAGCAAGCGCGTCTCGCGAAACCGATCACGTAGCCGAATGCGCACGCGACGCTCGAGGTCTTCTGTCCCCTCCGCCGTCACCCGGAACGCCACCGGAATGGCGATCTCCGCCTTGTACAGGTCGGCAATGTCATAGACAAAGGACAGCATCTTCCCGGTGTGAATGAACCCCAGCGCCGGAGAGTACCCTAACGACACAATCGCCGCATGGCAGATCCCATACAAGGCGCTGTTCGCCGCCGAGATCGCGCGATTGATCGGGTCAGCCGCCGTCCAGCGCTGCCGCCGGTAGTGCCGCCCTTCCCACGGCACCCCCGTTTCCGCGCTCGCTTTCGCATACGCCTCCCGGACGCGTCGGCCTTCCCGGCCTCGGATCTGCTGCAAACTGAGCGCCGGGTCGATAGGCTCCCCAAAGCGCAGTTCGTACATCTTCCGGATGACCGCCAACCGCTGCGCCGGGTCCGACACCAGCGCCGCCTGCCGAATCAGCCGCGCCGCCGAGCGCGTCTCGCCGAGCCCAAGCGCATACATCCGCACCCCCTCCTCCCCAGTCCACAGCACAAGGCAGCCATTTTCCGCGAGCGTCCGGATCGCCGCGTGCGTAATCGTCGTCCCCGGCCCCAGCATCAGCAGCGTCAG encodes the following:
- the cas1e gene encoding type I-E CRISPR-associated endonuclease Cas1e, with translation MPEDLHLLPKLRDSLSFLYLEHCVIEQEAKSIAALTASGSTAIPCAGLTLLMLGPGTTITHAAIRTLAENGCLVLWTGEEGVRMYALGLGETRSAARLIRQAALVSDPAQRLAVIRKMYELRFGEPIDPALSLQQIRGREGRRVREAYAKASAETGVPWEGRHYRRQRWTAADPINRAISAANSALYGICHAAIVSLGYSPALGFIHTGKMLSFVYDIADLYKAEIAIPVAFRVTAEGTEDLERRVRIRLRDRFRETRLLERVVLDIERLLGGEAEEEAALDSDDPALPGGLWDGEGGVVAGGVNWDDRAGAGTGIAEPAG
- the cas2e gene encoding type I-E CRISPR-associated endoribonuclease Cas2e, with the translated sequence MIVLVLERASPSLRGELTRWLLEPRAGVFIGNVSALVREKLWEQVCAKCEGASALLIYSAPTEQGFAMRLFGEPSRTVEDFEGLSLVVRRRRSPIP